A region of Deinococcus multiflagellatus DNA encodes the following proteins:
- a CDS encoding PEGA domain-containing protein, translating to MDQVKAQGVAPSHYLPTPNTHDSCLSDLTALWYLAVSQGKEREAQARAVFAQHPGAKTDLKAAQAAQHGLRTLLGLATTPQEEHVPTAGVPFEASGSMAEGHEAEDAVVPLSEDPTPLPSADAELPLEGSIESVDESGDAVKAAHDRLIAWPGGTLGEGLISMLSAPLAVGETVQLVIARTSAGQIVASIVPQHLDGQPADLRKDLSGRGTPQELDLEFLAARPHHQATRQTVQELAAALLATTQAVASKAAQASKKKAEEAKATQQAVQQATLIVTPNVEGASIVVKGEGGPWTPGAGKSCKLGAGKYTVRVEAVGHDPTEEDVVLRPKETKTIKVTLKARPQGLF from the coding sequence ATGGACCAAGTCAAAGCCCAGGGCGTTGCCCCCAGCCACTATCTCCCCACGCCCAATACACATGACAGCTGCCTCTCAGACCTGACTGCGCTCTGGTACCTGGCTGTCAGTCAGGGCAAAGAGCGGGAAGCGCAGGCCCGCGCGGTATTCGCGCAGCATCCAGGCGCAAAAACAGACCTGAAGGCCGCACAGGCCGCGCAACACGGCCTACGCACACTCCTTGGTCTGGCGACCACACCACAGGAGGAGCACGTGCCTACAGCGGGCGTGCCCTTCGAAGCCAGTGGGTCAATGGCTGAGGGGCACGAGGCCGAGGACGCCGTGGTGCCTCTTTCGGAGGACCCGACGCCTCTTCCTTCGGCCGATGCTGAATTGCCGCTCGAGGGCTCTATTGAGAGCGTGGACGAGTCCGGTGACGCGGTCAAGGCCGCTCACGACCGGCTGATCGCGTGGCCCGGCGGTACGCTTGGGGAGGGTCTGATCAGCATGCTCTCGGCCCCTCTGGCGGTAGGCGAGACCGTGCAACTGGTGATCGCCCGAACGTCGGCCGGTCAGATTGTGGCCAGCATCGTTCCTCAGCATCTGGACGGCCAACCGGCTGATCTGCGAAAAGACCTTTCAGGCCGGGGCACACCGCAGGAACTGGACCTTGAATTTCTGGCCGCCCGCCCGCACCATCAGGCAACGCGGCAGACCGTTCAGGAACTGGCAGCTGCCTTGCTGGCCACCACTCAGGCGGTGGCCAGCAAGGCAGCCCAAGCCAGCAAGAAGAAAGCAGAAGAGGCCAAAGCGACCCAGCAGGCGGTGCAGCAGGCGACTCTCATCGTGACACCGAATGTCGAAGGCGCGTCCATCGTGGTTAAGGGTGAAGGCGGTCCATGGACCCCTGGCGCTGGCAAAAGCTGCAAGTTGGGGGCTGGAAAGTACACCGTTCGTGTCGAGGCGGTAGGCCATGATCCAACCGAAGAGGACGTGGTTCTGCGGCCCAAAGAGACAAAGACCATCAAAGTCACTCTCAAGGCCAGGCCTCAAGGTTTGTTCTGA
- a CDS encoding PRTRC system protein C: MSHLEIVHRIIQFDGRELTDLNPTASVEDVVKLHALTNPQLVTAVVEGPVILDGKRVYTVQKRAANKG, from the coding sequence ATGTCACACCTTGAAATCGTCCACCGCATCATTCAGTTCGACGGGCGCGAACTGACCGACCTGAACCCCACTGCGTCTGTAGAAGACGTCGTCAAACTCCACGCCCTGACCAATCCACAACTAGTCACGGCTGTCGTTGAAGGCCCGGTGATCCTTGATGGCAAACGCGTCTACACCGTCCAAAAACGCGCGGCGAACAAAGGCTGA